The Cryobacterium sp. SO1 genomic sequence ACCGGGCGTCACCGTGAGGTCGAGGGAATCGAACAGGGTGCGGTGGGCGTAGCCGCCGGCGAGGTCCTTGGCGACGAGTGTTGCGGTCATGGTCCTAGTTTCCCATTCGATTCCCACACCGGATGCTCGCTGCCCGCGTTACCCGCCGCCGTCGCGAAGCGTCACACCGGTGCCGGCGCCGGGGCCGATCGTTACGCTGGGCCCATGACGGTTCGTCCAGACAAACAGGTGCCGGAATCCCTCGCCGAGTTCAGCCAGGCCGTGCACGCCGGCAATCACATCGATCCGGGGACCCATTCAGTGCGCACCCCGATCGTGATGGCGAACTCCTACGCCCTGCCGGAGGATCCGTCGTCGATCAGCTGGTCTGGCACCGATGTGCCGCTCTACACGCGCAATAGCGGAGTCAATCAGCTGGGATTGCAGCAGAAGCTGGCCTTGCTCGAGCGTGGCGAGGACGCCGTGACACTGGCCAGCGGGGTGGCCGCGCTGCACGCAGTGTTCTTCACCTTCCTACGCACCGGCGATCACGTCGTGGTATCCGATGTCGCCTACGAGGCCACCTTCAAGCTCTTCCGTGAGCTCCTGCCCGACAAGTACGGCATCCTGGCGACCTTCGTCGACACCAGCGACCCGGCGGCGGTGGCGGCGGCGATCCGCCCGGAGACCCGGTTGGTGCATGTCGAGGCCATCGCCAATCCCACCACCCGGGTGGCCGACATCGCCGCGATCGCCGACATCACCCGCGCGGCCGGGGTGCTCCTGTCGGTGGATTCCACGTTCACCCCGCCCCCTGTGCTCCGTCCGCTCGAGCTCGGGGCGGATCTCGTGGTGCATTCGCTCACCAAGTACATCAACGGCCACGGCGACGCGATGGGCGGCGCCGTCATCGGCTCGGGCGAGCTGATCCAGCGCATCAAATCGGAGGCCATGGTCGACGTGGGCGGCGTGATCAGTCCATTCAACGCCTGGCTGATCATGCGCGGCTCGGTCACCCTGCCACTGCGGATGCGGCAGCACACCGAGTCGGCCCAGCGGGTCGCCGAGTTCCTCGCGGCTGATCCCCGGGTGGCGTACGTCGCCTACCCGGGCCTGCCGGGGCATTCGCAGCACGCCGTGGCACTCAGGCAGTTCCGGCACGGTTTCGGCGGCATGCTCGCCTTCGCCGTCGCCGGCGACCCGGCCGCCCAGAACCGATTCGTCTCGGAGCTGCGCGTGATCACCTCGGCGGTGTCGCTCGGCCATGACGAGAGCCTGATCGTGCACGTCTCGGGCGATGGCCCCCGCGCCGCGTACTACCCAGCCGAGTTCCAGCGCCTCGGCCACCTGCGCCTCTCGGTGGGCCTGGAGGACGCCGAGGACCTGATCGGGGACCTCTCCGCAGCGTTGGATGAGACTTTCCGCTGACCGCGCAGGGCGGGGCGCTACGTATCCGCCACAATGGACACACCAGCGTCGACACCACGACACCTCCTCCTAGCGTGCGGGCAGCACCACCGGGCCTGCGGAACGGAACGGAACCATGAGCGAATCAGACCTGCTGGGCCACTGGGCCAGCGCACGATGGCACATCATCGTTTCCCAGGTCGCGCCGACCCTGCTCCTCACTGCGCTGATCGGATTCGCCGCCCTCGGCTTGGCCGACACCCCGCTGAGCGTCCGCATCGCTGCCGCCGGCGTGCTGCTGGCGTCGGGCATCCTTGGAGCGCTGGCGCAGATCGCCGCAGCCAACGAGGCCACCGCGGTCATCGGCGACCTGCAACGTCTCGACGCACCGTCGACACTGAGCCGGCGGGTCATAGCCTCAGCCCCGTGGATCATTGTGGTGCGGCTGGTCACCCCGGCGATCTTCGTGGTCGTCTACATCGCCCTGCTGACCGCTCTGTTCCTGCCGTAGAGCCCCTGCGGGGCCCGGATCTCCGACGGCCGCGACGGCCGCGCAGCGGACTCGGCTCAGCCTTCCGCGTCCAGGTACAGCCAGGCGCCGGACACCTTCAGAAACCGGCTGATCTCGTGCTGCCGGGTGCGTCGCCCGTTGTGTCGGGAGTATGCGGTGAACTCGACAACACCCTCGGTGTCGAACATTCTGCCCCGCACCGTCCGGTCGATGTCCAACCGCGTCCACCGAACCGCCGGGTCGAGCTCGAGGGCGGCCGGCCGGGTGAGCGGATGCCACGTCCGCAGCAGATAGGCACCATCACCGACAGCGAAGGCCGCATAACGCGACCGCATGAGCTCCTCGGCCGTGGCAGCCGCCGCGTCGCCGCGGTGCAGGCGCCCACAGCAGGCGTCATAGGTGTTGCCGCTGAGGCAGGGACACCCGACGGAGCCTTCGGCTGCGGGGGCGCCCGCTACTTCTCCGGCGGAATCTGGATTGGACATCCAGCCATTATCGAGGTTCGCGGGCTTAGGCGGAGA encodes the following:
- a CDS encoding YchJ family protein, which gives rise to MSNPDSAGEVAGAPAAEGSVGCPCLSGNTYDACCGRLHRGDAAAATAEELMRSRYAAFAVGDGAYLLRTWHPLTRPAALELDPAVRWTRLDIDRTVRGRMFDTEGVVEFTAYSRHNGRRTRQHEISRFLKVSGAWLYLDAEG
- a CDS encoding PLP-dependent aspartate aminotransferase family protein, which gives rise to MTVRPDKQVPESLAEFSQAVHAGNHIDPGTHSVRTPIVMANSYALPEDPSSISWSGTDVPLYTRNSGVNQLGLQQKLALLERGEDAVTLASGVAALHAVFFTFLRTGDHVVVSDVAYEATFKLFRELLPDKYGILATFVDTSDPAAVAAAIRPETRLVHVEAIANPTTRVADIAAIADITRAAGVLLSVDSTFTPPPVLRPLELGADLVVHSLTKYINGHGDAMGGAVIGSGELIQRIKSEAMVDVGGVISPFNAWLIMRGSVTLPLRMRQHTESAQRVAEFLAADPRVAYVAYPGLPGHSQHAVALRQFRHGFGGMLAFAVAGDPAAQNRFVSELRVITSAVSLGHDESLIVHVSGDGPRAAYYPAEFQRLGHLRLSVGLEDAEDLIGDLSAALDETFR